The DNA region CCTTATCATCGGAAACAAAGGTCTTGGAATGGTTGAACCCCTCGGTGTACTCGTAGACCTTTACCCCGGCCATGATCAGCTGGCGGTAATAGGACCGGGAGACCATACGGACAAACCACTTGTCCCAGCGATGGGGGGTGATGATCCGCACATCCACTCCACTTTTCGCCGCCAGGGTCAGTGCGGAAAGGAGATTGTCGTCCACCACCAGATAGGGTGTGTTGATGTAAACGTACTCCTTGGCATTGTTGATGATCTGTATGTAAACGTGTTCACCCACATTTTCTGTGTCAATAGGGCTGTCCGCATAGGGCTGTACATAGCCGTCGGAACTTACCGGGCAGGGATCGTTCCGCCAAGGATAGAAATCCCCGCAGTTATCCTGAACTTTTTGTCCTGAATTCCACATCTGTAAAAAGATTAAGGTCAGGCTCCAGGCCGCTTCCCCTTCAATCATAATCGCTGCATCTTTCCAGTGGCCATACTTAGGGTAGATGTTGATGTACTCGTCCGCCAAATTCATGCCCCCGGTAAAGGCGACCTTGCCGTCTATGGAAATGATCTTCCGGTGATCCCGGTTGTTTTGCAGGGAAGAAAAGATGGGCTTAAAGTGGTTAAAGATGGTACACTGGATTCCCCGCCGTTCAAGCTGGTGTTGGAAATCCGAGGGCAGGGACATGAAGCAGCCTAAGTCATCGTACATGAGCCGCACATCAAGCCCTTCCCGGGCTTTCCGTTCCAGAATATCCAGAATGGGGTCCAGCATTTGCCCTTGCCGGAGTATGAAAAATTCCAGGAAGATATAGCGCTCCGCCTTTTCAAGTTCTTCCAGGGCTTTTTTGAAAAAAGTTTCTCCCGAGGGAAAGTATTCGGTCTGGGTGTGTACATAGATGGGGAACCCGGCGTATTCCTGGAGGTACCGCGCCTGGGGCAGACAGGTTTCGTAGTTTTCCATGAGGAAGGGCAGGGAATCCCCGGGGAGCAAAAAGAGGGGCTGGCAGCGAAGATCACTTTCAGCAAAATAACGCCTGAGCTTGCGGGGGTTGGACTGGAAATAAAAGAGTATGTACAGCAATCCTCCGAAGATGGGGAAAAGCATAATGGTGAATATCCAGGTTAGTTTATAGGCGGATTTTTCTTTTTTATTGACAATATAAATACAGACCACCACACTCACCGCGTTCAGGGCCCAGCCGGTATAGCGGGAACTCAGGCTGGTAGCGTCGATGAGGTACAGGAGGAACCCTATTTGTATAAACAGGATAGAAATAACAAAGACCCTTTGCCGGAATAAAACCCGTACCCACTTTTTTTGCTTCACCTTTTATAATACTCCACTGTTAAGTATACTACACAACGTTTTCGCAAGCCAGTCCTCACTGATAATAACTGATCCGGTAATCCGCCACAGCGGAAAAACCTGCCTTCTGATAGGCCGCCCGGGCGGGGACGTTTTCTTTTTTTACAAACAGGGTAATGCCCCTGCCCTGGGCGATAAGCTCCCCGGCAAACCGGGTAGTCATGCAGCCGGCTATACCCCGGCCCCGGTATTCGGGAAGCACATAGACCCCGCCTATCTGGGTCCGGGAAAAAGCTGCGGCATTGGTGTTTATTTTTCCCACCACCCGCCCGTCCATGCAGGCGATGAGCGCCTGCTCATTGGACAAAATACGACTCAGGGTGAGGCGACAGAGAGCCGCGTTGAATTCGGCCCCCTTGGGAAGAACCTCTTCCTGCTCATAGCCGGCTTGGAGGGGAAAGAGGGCATCCATATCGGTAAATTCCGGCCGGCGTAATATAAGTCCCGGGGGAAACTCGCCGGACCCGCTTTGGGCAGGCGCCTTGTCCAGGGCCATAAGATCGTAGGTCCGGCGATCTTTTGCCTGATAGCCCAAATTTTCCATGGCATTTTCCAGAATCGCCGCATCCTTAAGCAGGCCCTGGACCGCATGGATGGGAATCCTGCCCAGGAAATTTTTCATAAAATGGGGGAGGGGTATATCCCCGGTTTTCCCAAAGACCGGAAGCAGGGCCCGGCCGTAGTGGAGGAGCAGGGCCGATACGGTTCCTTCCTGATCGGTTAAATGCCACACATGATCCTTGGCGGACTGCCTGTTCAGGAATTTTGCGCAGGCGGTTACACAGTAATACTCGTAATCTTTGAGGAAGGTTTCGGTACGATCCGCCTCCGCCCGGCCGGCTCTCCGCCAGCGGCGTTTTACCAGGGCCTTCACGCTTCAGCTCCCTGGCCTGCCGTCCCCGGGAAGTGCCTGCAGGGGAAGCTGCCCCTGGGCGGGGATACGGCCCAGCATGGATGAGAAGCCCGCCACAAAGGATTCCGGGGCATAACTGTAAACCGCCAGGGCCCCGTCCACCCAGGAAACCTGGTCAAGGTAGACTGGGCTCAAGACGGAAAAAACGATCACCCGTTTACCCAGGTTCCGCAAACTGCGCAGAACCCCCAGCCCCTCGGCATCGGAGAGGCAGAAAATAACGGTGTCCGCCCGGCGGGCATAGCTCAGCATTTCTTCTATCGCCCCAGGTTCGGATGTGTACCAGTAAGCGGAAGCCCCGGGATAGGCGGCTCTTCCGGCGCTGAAAAAATCCAAATATTGGCCTGCCAGAAAAACTTTTCCCGCCCTTTCCGTGGTCAAGGGAAAAACGTTTTTTACATCTTCTTTTCCTTTAAGAATAGTAACGCTGCGGGCCGCCAGGTCCAGGAAGAAGCGGCTCCCCTCGGGGTCCGGCAGCCCCGCCTCTACCTTTGCCAGATTCGGCACATAGGGTACCGCAGTTTCCCCCCGCAGATGTTCCAGCTTTACCGCAACAATCCTGCGGGCCGCGTCCTGTACCCGTTCCCGGAAAGCCGGCTCCTGCCTCATGGAGGCCAGCAGACTGGTCCAGACAGGATCCCAAAGGCTGGGGGTTTTGGAAAGCATGACAATATCGTTACCTGAAAGCAGGGCCTGTTTCGCCGCCTGGGAAAGGCTTCCCGCCCAGGCAGTAGCCCCGTTCATCATAAGGTCGTCGGTGATGACGAGCCCCCGGAACCCGATACGCCCCCGGAGTATGTCCTGCAAAAACCAGGATGACAGGGAAGCCGGCGCGGACCCCGCTTGGGTATTGGGAAAGGATAAGTGCCCGCTCATGATCGCAGGAATGTTTTCCCTGGCTAAGATACGGTAGGGGATAAGCTCCCGGTCCCAGAGCACATCAAAGTCCGCATTGATCCGGGGCAGTACCCCATGAGAATCCAGGTCCGTGTCCCCGTGGCCCGGGTAATGCTTTGCCGTGGCAATAACCCCCGCGGTCTGCTGGCCCTTCATGAAAGCCGCTCCCAAAAGCCCCGCCCGCACCGGATCGTTCCCAAAGGACCGGGGCCCGATAACCGTGGAGGCCCGGTTAGTGTAAATATCCACCGTAGGCGCAAAGTTCATGTTGATCCCCAGGAGCGCCAGCTCCCGCCCAATATAGTACCCCGAAAGGTAAGCGTCCCGGGGATACCCCGAAGCGCCGATGGCCATATTCCCGGGAGTCTCGCTGGTGGCGCCCTTCACATGCCGAATCCAGCCCCCCTCCTGATCCGTGGCTACCAGTAGGGGAATCTTAAGCTTCCCCGCCAGGGCCGTCTGCTGGAGGGTTCCCACGGTTTCCGCCAGGCGCAGGGTATCCCCGGTATTCCACCCGAAGATCTTCACCCCCCCGATATGCCGGTCCCGAATCCAGTCCATGATTAAAGGCGAAGGTTCCGCCCCCACCCAGCCCAGCATGAAGGTCTGGGCCAGGGCTTCCTCGTCGGACATGGCCGCCACCAGGGCCGCCGCCAGCTCGTCTGTATCCCCGGGATCGGTGAAGCTCTGGGCAAAAAGGCTCCTGGAAACGGAAAGGCATACCAGAAGCAGAAAGGATGATAAAATCCGCAGTTGCATAGTCATAGAGATTAGTTAATTATATAATAGTAAATTAGTCAATTGAAAGGGAAGGATCCGGTTTAAGGGGCAGCGGGATGACTGATATATATCCAGAGAACCGGACAGAAAAACAGAATCGGCGGATTTACGAATCACTCTATCATCAGCTGATAGACTAATGTAGTATACTCGTATTATGGCAAACCGAAAGAACCTCCCCAAGACCGCCCTCCCCCGGATCTACTTTATCGATAAAGAAATCGCCTCCGGCAAGTACCCCAACACCAAAGCCCTGGCCAAACTCTACGAAACCGGAACCGCCACCATCAGCCGGGACATCGAGTTCATGCGGGACCGGCTGGGCGCCCCTATCGAGTACGACTATTTTCACAAAGGCTATTACTACACCGAAAAAACCTTCCGCCTCCCCGCAGCCTTTACCTCCGCCGACGACATGCTGGCCCTGGGCATGGCAAAGACCCTGCTTTCCCTGTACCAAAATACCCCGATCTACGAAGCCGCCCGCCAGTTGGTGGACGCCATCACCGCTCCCCTGGAGGACCCCGGCAAGACCCGCTGGTACGAGGACCGCATCGTGGTCCCCCCGATCCCCTCGGTACAGTTTTCGCCGGAACTCTGGCAAACCATCACCGAAGCCCTGGGGGAAAACCGCATCCTCAATTTCGAGTACCGGAGCTCCTGGTATACCGCCTTTGAAACCCGCCGGGTCCGCCCCTACCAACTGCTCTTTGATAACGGTTCATGGTATCTCTACGGCTATGCGGAAGAACGCCGGGGTATGCGGATGTTCTCCCTCCCCCGGATACGAAAGATAAGCCTGTCGGACAAAACCTTTACCCTTCCCACAGGATATGATTTCCGCACTAAAACTGAGGGCAGTTATTTTGGCGCCTATTCAAATGAACGGAAACAGCGTTACTGCATTAATTTTTACGGCGAGGCGGCCCTGCGTATCCAGGAACGGCAATGGGCGGCGGATCAGCGTATTGACGAAATCCCCAGCCGTGGCAAAGGCCGGAATAGAAAAGCCCCGCCTGAGGGGGTTACCCTTAGTTTCACCAGCGCCCAGTACGGCAAGGTCCTGGAACTGGTCCTGGCATCGGGCCGGGACGCCCTGCCCCTGGAACCGCCGGAACTGGTGGAGGACTGGCTAGCCAATGTGGGGGATATGGCGAGGAGGGCGAGGATCATACGGCGGTAGTGATAAAGGGCGCTGATTGGGTTTAGGGATATGGCGTAAGTATAAAAATGTGTTATACTATAATACATAGAGGGTTACATGGAACAGGCAGTACAGGACCAGCTCAATGATATCAAAAACGTAATTGTGTCTACCATTCCGGTGGAACAGATTTACCTCTTTGGGTCCTATGCTTATGGAACACCCCGTGCCGATTCGGACCTGGATTTATATGTGATAATGAAGGATGACGCCCCCTATGATGCATTGGATGCGGAACTCATGATTTCCAGCGCTGTACACAGGCACAAATCAATTTCCGCCGATATACTGGTCCTCAAAAAATCCCGGTTTCAATACCGGCTTGGTGCGCTTACCCTTGAACATGAGGTAGCGGAAAAAGGGATCATTATTTATGGATAAAATGGACAATACGGAATATGCCCGGGAATGGCTCTATTTTGCAGAAATGGATCTAAGCAGCGCAGAGTTCCTTTTGGAAAAACACCCTGTACCCATGGAAATAATTTGTTATCATTGCCAACAGTCCGCAGAAAAATGCTTAAAAGGGTTTTTGGTTATAAATGGGGTTATGCCGCCAAAGAACCATGATCTAAAAGAGCTGTATAATCTTTGTGAACCCTTCAACTCTAACATCGGTGCAATTATGGCTCAGTGCGATGCTTTGGATCCATATGGCGTTCAACCAAGATACCCAAGAGAAATAGCGATAACTGAACAAAAAATGAATGCCGCAATACAAAATGCAAAGGCCATCTTTTCCTTCATGCAGCCATTAATTCAAAGTAAGTAGGCGCCTGAGAATCACCACAGGATATTCTTTTGAGCGGGAAAAATATTTCACTCTATCTGTATATGATAGAGTGAAGTGGTATAATGGCGCATATGTCCCGCTATAATATTCTAAACGCCGATCGCTACCTTCTGGAAATCAGCAGCGATGAAAGTAAAATAATTTAAAAAAATAGTTCAGTCTACCACTCTATGATAGACTGAATCAGGGGACGATATTACTCACAGCTTCGTACGACAGTTTATATTGATGACACTAATGGCGGTAGTAATATTGTCTATTTTGATGTTGATTATCTGGTAAAAATACCACAGCCATCAATCGTTGATGCTTTATTAACGGTAAAATCAAGGTCCTATGGTGGATTTGAGTATGTTTGCGTTGAAATGGTACCAGTGCAATAATTATAAATTAATATTGGTTCACCATTTTTATTTTTTGAAAATTTATGAGGAAATCAAGGATTGCACCTATAGAATATATCATGTATACTAAAACAACGTAAAGAATGAAGTCAAATAATTTGCAGGAGTACTATAATGTATACACGCCGTTTTTGGGTAGACACCGAAACCACCGGACTTGATTCGCGGAAACATTTTGCGTTTCAAATTTCATATCTCATTGAAGAAAATAACCGGCTGCTCCTTGAGCGCACCCTGGAAATGCGCCCGGATAATTATAAACAGTTTGAGTTCGACTCGGAGGCCGAAGATGTCCATGGGTATTCAAAGGAAAAGATTTTGTCCCTCCCTTCTGAATCAGAACAGTTCGGCGTACTTCTTGAAGACCTGCAACAATATGGGGAAAATCGGCTTACCATAACCGGGTATAACGTGTCCTTTGATATTTATTTTCTACGAGCCCTTTTTGCGCGGGAAACTGCGTTGCAAGATACTCGGAACGAATCGTCGAAACAGAAAGCAAAGAAATTTTATGATTACTTTGATTACATGCACTGTGACGTCATGCAGTTGGTCCAGGCCTATCGGGTCGCCGGGAAACTTGATTTGCCCAGTATTGAACTGGAGAAGGTATGCAGGCATTTCGGTATCAGCACTGAAGGCGCCCACAACAGTATGGCAGATATTGTGAATACCAAGGCGGTTTTTGACCGGCTGGTTGACAGGTAGGGTGAGGGGTGATGGGTGATGGGATAGGGTAAATAGGAGGAACGGTATGAAGATTGTAAGTTGGAATTGTGGTAGTACTTTTGGGAAAGGATTAACTCCAGGTAAAGGCATTGAAATTCAAAATATTTCTTCAGATGCTGCCATCCTTGTCATTCAGGAAATAAACGAGGATGAATGTAAAAACATTCATGGGTTTGAGAATTTCAAATGGTATGGAGATCATTATAATGACGAGCCGGGTGGAATCGCAGTTTTTGTCCAAAAAGGGTATGAAATAAATTTTATTCCAAAGTCAGAATTTGGAATAAAATTTAGATATGTAATTCCCTTTTCTGTAAAAGGAGAAAAAGAATTTACATTGGTAGCTGTATGGGCAAAAGGAAAACCTTATTATTATACAGAATCAATCCTTTTGGCATTGTACGAATATCAAATAAATCATCCTGCAATAATAATTGGAGATTTTAATACAGGTAGTCAAAAAAATAAAGATTCTTACTATGAATATCTTGAGAAAGGATTAAATAATAAGCAATTTTATAATTGTGATAAAGCCGATGATCCATCATATACATTTTTTAGAGGAGAAAGATCGTATATTGACGATTATTGCTTTGCTTCTGAAAAGATATCATTGTCGGCTGAATTAATTGTTGTTGACACAGATAAATTTGAAAATCAATCTGATCATCGTCCAATTATTGTAGATTTCAATTTTTAATAAAAAACAGTTTCTTGTCAAGAGGACCGGCGCCCCCAATCCTCTTGTCTTTTTTTATCAATTCCAGACAATAACGCAAAAACCATTCTCACTCTATCGTTGTATGATAGATTAACCATTCTATACTTGCCGCAGTTTTGAATATTTTAACCGTATCCGTACATTATAGGGTTATAAAAGGGCTGGGTTGAATGATGTCCGATATCTGGGATTTTTTGTCTAAGAATCTGTTTGGTAACCGCAGAAAATTCTTTATGGCGGTAGTGACAGTGGGGATGATGCTCCTCATCCCCCTTCCTGCGCCGCTTCTGGACGCCCTCATGGCCATAAACCTGGTTTTAGCCTTGCTCATACTCCTGGTCGCCATCAATAAAAGAGCGTCTGTTTTTTTTAGCATATTTCCCTTGATACTTCTGGCATTAACCGTGTTTAACCTTGCGCTGAATGTTTTCTCTAGCAAACTCATACTGACCCAAGGTTCGGGGTTTAATGGCCACATGATCCGGATCTTTTCTTTCTTTATGGTCGGTTCCGGGGATACCGAAGGTCTCGTGTTAGGGCTTGTTATTTTTGTCGTGATAATCACGGTCCAGGCAGTAGTTATCATCAAATGCACTACCCATATTGCCGAAGCCGCTACCGGATTTGCCTTAGATGCTCTTCCGGAGAAACAGGTAGCCATAAAGGCGGG from Treponema primitia ZAS-2 includes:
- the cls gene encoding cardiolipin synthase, which translates into the protein MKQKKWVRVLFRQRVFVISILFIQIGFLLYLIDATSLSSRYTGWALNAVSVVVCIYIVNKKEKSAYKLTWIFTIMLFPIFGGLLYILFYFQSNPRKLRRYFAESDLRCQPLFLLPGDSLPFLMENYETCLPQARYLQEYAGFPIYVHTQTEYFPSGETFFKKALEELEKAERYIFLEFFILRQGQMLDPILDILERKAREGLDVRLMYDDLGCFMSLPSDFQHQLERRGIQCTIFNHFKPIFSSLQNNRDHRKIISIDGKVAFTGGMNLADEYINIYPKYGHWKDAAIMIEGEAAWSLTLIFLQMWNSGQKVQDNCGDFYPWRNDPCPVSSDGYVQPYADSPIDTENVGEHVYIQIINNAKEYVYINTPYLVVDDNLLSALTLAAKSGVDVRIITPHRWDKWFVRMVSRSYYRQLIMAGVKVYEYTEGFNHSKTFVSDDKVATVGTTNLDFRSLYLHFECGVWIYKSSAVAKVKEDFLNTVPISKLISLQDCVRGPVSTFIRDVLRIFAPLM
- a CDS encoding HEPN domain-containing protein — encoded protein: MDKMDNTEYAREWLYFAEMDLSSAEFLLEKHPVPMEIICYHCQQSAEKCLKGFLVINGVMPPKNHDLKELYNLCEPFNSNIGAIMAQCDALDPYGVQPRYPREIAITEQKMNAAIQNAKAIFSFMQPLIQSK
- a CDS encoding glycoside hydrolase family 3 protein translates to MTMQLRILSSFLLLVCLSVSRSLFAQSFTDPGDTDELAAALVAAMSDEEALAQTFMLGWVGAEPSPLIMDWIRDRHIGGVKIFGWNTGDTLRLAETVGTLQQTALAGKLKIPLLVATDQEGGWIRHVKGATSETPGNMAIGASGYPRDAYLSGYYIGRELALLGINMNFAPTVDIYTNRASTVIGPRSFGNDPVRAGLLGAAFMKGQQTAGVIATAKHYPGHGDTDLDSHGVLPRINADFDVLWDRELIPYRILARENIPAIMSGHLSFPNTQAGSAPASLSSWFLQDILRGRIGFRGLVITDDLMMNGATAWAGSLSQAAKQALLSGNDIVMLSKTPSLWDPVWTSLLASMRQEPAFRERVQDAARRIVAVKLEHLRGETAVPYVPNLAKVEAGLPDPEGSRFFLDLAARSVTILKGKEDVKNVFPLTTERAGKVFLAGQYLDFFSAGRAAYPGASAYWYTSEPGAIEEMLSYARRADTVIFCLSDAEGLGVLRSLRNLGKRVIVFSVLSPVYLDQVSWVDGALAVYSYAPESFVAGFSSMLGRIPAQGQLPLQALPGDGRPGS
- a CDS encoding endonuclease/exonuclease/phosphatase family protein, giving the protein MKIVSWNCGSTFGKGLTPGKGIEIQNISSDAAILVIQEINEDECKNIHGFENFKWYGDHYNDEPGGIAVFVQKGYEINFIPKSEFGIKFRYVIPFSVKGEKEFTLVAVWAKGKPYYYTESILLALYEYQINHPAIIIGDFNTGSQKNKDSYYEYLEKGLNNKQFYNCDKADDPSYTFFRGERSYIDDYCFASEKISLSAELIVVDTDKFENQSDHRPIIVDFNF
- a CDS encoding exonuclease domain-containing protein; the protein is MYTRRFWVDTETTGLDSRKHFAFQISYLIEENNRLLLERTLEMRPDNYKQFEFDSEAEDVHGYSKEKILSLPSESEQFGVLLEDLQQYGENRLTITGYNVSFDIYFLRALFARETALQDTRNESSKQKAKKFYDYFDYMHCDVMQLVQAYRVAGKLDLPSIELEKVCRHFGISTEGAHNSMADIVNTKAVFDRLVDR
- a CDS encoding GNAT family N-acetyltransferase — its product is MKALVKRRWRRAGRAEADRTETFLKDYEYYCVTACAKFLNRQSAKDHVWHLTDQEGTVSALLLHYGRALLPVFGKTGDIPLPHFMKNFLGRIPIHAVQGLLKDAAILENAMENLGYQAKDRRTYDLMALDKAPAQSGSGEFPPGLILRRPEFTDMDALFPLQAGYEQEEVLPKGAEFNAALCRLTLSRILSNEQALIACMDGRVVGKINTNAAAFSRTQIGGVYVLPEYRGRGIAGCMTTRFAGELIAQGRGITLFVKKENVPARAAYQKAGFSAVADYRISYYQ
- a CDS encoding nucleotidyltransferase domain-containing protein, which gives rise to MEQAVQDQLNDIKNVIVSTIPVEQIYLFGSYAYGTPRADSDLDLYVIMKDDAPYDALDAELMISSAVHRHKSISADILVLKKSRFQYRLGALTLEHEVAEKGIIIYG
- a CDS encoding helix-turn-helix transcriptional regulator — encoded protein: MANRKNLPKTALPRIYFIDKEIASGKYPNTKALAKLYETGTATISRDIEFMRDRLGAPIEYDYFHKGYYYTEKTFRLPAAFTSADDMLALGMAKTLLSLYQNTPIYEAARQLVDAITAPLEDPGKTRWYEDRIVVPPIPSVQFSPELWQTITEALGENRILNFEYRSSWYTAFETRRVRPYQLLFDNGSWYLYGYAEERRGMRMFSLPRIRKISLSDKTFTLPTGYDFRTKTEGSYFGAYSNERKQRYCINFYGEAALRIQERQWAADQRIDEIPSRGKGRNRKAPPEGVTLSFTSAQYGKVLELVLASGRDALPLEPPELVEDWLANVGDMARRARIIRR